A genomic window from Bdellovibrio sp. SKB1291214 includes:
- a CDS encoding ABC transporter ATP-binding protein: MTREDQASTHSVEVKNLSVKFGDFYAVKNVTFAVRPGEIFGFLGANGAGKTTTIRVLCGLLIPTEGEARVCGIDVRTDSISVKQQVGYMSQKFTLYDDMTVAENLAFTAALRKIEDNKFKENKEKLLHFIKFQRNEKTMVRDLPGGIKQQVSLVASMLHDPQVVFLDEPTAGVSPAFRQRFWQLIGELASRGKTVFVTTHYMDEAEQCGRIALMKDGELIALDSPVNLKKHSFPDKNPKSVSLEDVFIAQVEGVPT, translated from the coding sequence ATGACCCGTGAAGATCAAGCTTCCACACATTCTGTAGAGGTCAAAAATTTATCGGTAAAGTTCGGCGATTTTTATGCTGTAAAAAACGTAACATTTGCGGTTAGGCCCGGAGAGATATTTGGATTTTTAGGTGCGAATGGGGCAGGAAAGACCACAACCATTCGAGTCCTCTGCGGATTACTTATTCCCACAGAGGGTGAGGCACGGGTTTGCGGCATTGATGTGCGCACTGATTCAATTTCCGTAAAACAACAAGTCGGTTACATGTCCCAGAAGTTCACTTTGTATGACGATATGACTGTCGCTGAAAACCTAGCTTTTACCGCGGCCTTAAGAAAAATCGAAGATAATAAATTTAAAGAAAACAAAGAAAAGCTTCTTCATTTTATCAAATTCCAAAGAAACGAAAAAACCATGGTTCGTGATTTGCCGGGTGGGATCAAGCAACAAGTTAGCTTGGTCGCATCGATGCTGCATGACCCCCAGGTCGTTTTTTTAGATGAACCCACAGCGGGAGTGAGTCCCGCCTTTCGTCAGCGCTTTTGGCAATTGATTGGGGAGTTGGCCTCCCGTGGAAAAACTGTTTTCGTGACGACGCACTATATGGATGAGGCTGAACAGTGCGGACGTATTGCGTTGATGAAGGATGGAGAGCTGATTGCATTGGATTCACCCGTGAATTTGAAAAAGCATTCCTTTCCCGATAAAAATCCCAAATCTGTCAGTCTTGAAGATGTCTTTATTGCGCAAGTTGAAGGAGTGCCCACGTAA
- a CDS encoding ABC transporter permease: MQGSVWAVARKEVFQIVRDPFTMAVAIVMPIVMVLFFGFAIEFNMDKIPLAIYDGSKTAESRVLIDSFISSKYFIPKYVVSPMHATEALDGGRAKTALIIKPDFARYLIPTRQSQVQILIDGADNSSAASVVGYLGGVQKLAIAKEFPGADFKFPVEIHSRFLFNPELNSQWFVVPGLAAVIIAILSILLTALTVAREWENGSMELLLGTPVRPLEIIIGKLLPYAVMGIVSILFVFMMSKVVFQVPFRGNFLLYMFSALIFLCTYLAQGLLISVLTRSQQLSMQFAMLSGLLPSMLLSGFIFPTEHMPPFFYYFTMLLPARWFIKISRELFLQGSGLMQILPSLGMLCLLLLGMLTLATRKFKKDVEP; this comes from the coding sequence ATGCAAGGGTCTGTCTGGGCTGTCGCGAGAAAAGAAGTTTTTCAGATCGTGCGTGATCCTTTCACAATGGCGGTCGCGATCGTTATGCCAATCGTGATGGTGTTATTCTTTGGTTTTGCGATTGAATTCAACATGGATAAAATTCCGTTGGCGATCTATGATGGCAGTAAAACGGCTGAATCGCGAGTGCTGATTGATTCTTTCATCAGTTCTAAATATTTTATTCCCAAATACGTTGTCAGTCCTATGCACGCCACAGAGGCGCTGGATGGCGGCAGGGCTAAAACAGCTCTCATTATCAAACCTGATTTTGCTCGCTATTTAATACCAACCCGGCAGTCACAGGTGCAGATATTAATTGATGGTGCGGATAATTCCTCCGCAGCTTCTGTAGTGGGATACTTAGGTGGTGTTCAAAAGCTTGCAATTGCCAAAGAATTTCCCGGTGCTGATTTCAAATTTCCCGTGGAAATTCATTCCCGCTTTTTATTTAATCCTGAATTGAATAGTCAATGGTTCGTCGTGCCCGGTTTGGCTGCGGTGATCATTGCAATCTTATCGATTTTACTAACGGCATTAACGGTCGCCCGTGAATGGGAAAACGGTTCGATGGAACTGCTTTTGGGAACGCCGGTGCGCCCCTTGGAGATTATTATCGGTAAGTTATTACCTTACGCAGTGATGGGAATTGTATCGATTCTGTTTGTATTTATGATGTCAAAGGTTGTTTTCCAAGTTCCGTTTCGGGGAAATTTCCTTCTTTATATGTTTTCAGCATTGATTTTTCTATGTACGTATTTGGCGCAAGGGCTGTTGATTTCGGTCCTGACTCGCAGTCAGCAACTAAGTATGCAGTTTGCGATGCTATCGGGTCTTTTGCCATCGATGTTGCTCTCTGGTTTTATCTTCCCAACCGAACACATGCCGCCATTTTTCTATTACTTCACGATGCTTTTGCCTGCACGTTGGTTTATCAAAATCAGCCGCGAGTTGTTTCTACAAGGCAGTGGTCTTATGCAGATTCTGCCATCATTGGGAATGTTATGTCTTTTGCTATTAGGGATGCTGACCTTAGCGACACGGAAATTTAAAAAGGATGTGGAGCCATGA
- a CDS encoding ABC transporter permease, with protein MKTLWGFMKKEMLQTLRDPRMRILLFVAPCIQLTIFATALSTEARNIRLSVFGAPTDSALMDLYRDCIASGWFIPAKVSTSDPYKQVQGGEADAVLVAPPGGLDKSIGRGEGQMQLLINATNVTRGQSIERYVNAVQLARQQNKIQPPLEFDVRVLYNPAMRTALFLVPGVMSMLVCLITILLTSMSITKEKELGTFETLIAAPVKPEEVIMGKTIPYVLLGMSNIPLILAVAVFIFGLPMRGSLWVLMFSSFTFICCTVGIGLLISTLAKNQQQSMMGGFLFLLPAMLLSGLAFPIENMPWAMRMFSYVNPITYYIDLLRNIMLKGGDANLVLYDVSILAAMAVAAIGFSWQRFKTTL; from the coding sequence ATGAAGACTCTTTGGGGCTTTATGAAAAAAGAGATGCTGCAAACCCTGCGTGACCCCCGCATGCGGATTTTGCTATTCGTGGCACCTTGTATTCAGCTCACCATTTTTGCGACTGCTTTGTCGACAGAGGCGCGTAACATAAGGCTTAGTGTTTTTGGTGCACCCACAGACTCTGCCTTGATGGATTTATACCGAGACTGCATTGCCTCGGGATGGTTTATTCCAGCCAAGGTAAGTACATCAGACCCTTACAAACAAGTGCAAGGGGGCGAGGCCGATGCGGTCCTAGTGGCGCCGCCAGGGGGCTTGGATAAGAGCATCGGGCGGGGTGAAGGTCAGATGCAACTTTTGATTAACGCCACCAATGTCACTCGTGGGCAAAGCATTGAACGTTATGTGAATGCAGTTCAGCTGGCACGACAGCAAAACAAGATTCAACCACCTTTGGAATTCGACGTCAGGGTTTTGTATAATCCTGCTATGCGCACGGCTTTGTTTTTGGTTCCTGGCGTTATGAGCATGCTAGTGTGTCTGATTACGATCCTCTTAACCAGTATGTCCATCACCAAGGAAAAGGAATTAGGTACGTTTGAAACTTTGATCGCAGCCCCCGTCAAACCCGAAGAAGTGATCATGGGTAAAACCATTCCTTATGTTCTTCTGGGAATGAGTAATATTCCCCTGATCTTGGCTGTCGCGGTTTTCATCTTTGGCCTGCCGATGCGAGGCAGTTTGTGGGTCTTGATGTTTTCAAGCTTCACGTTTATTTGCTGCACCGTTGGAATTGGCTTATTAATTTCCACATTGGCTAAGAACCAACAGCAATCCATGATGGGTGGCTTTTTATTTTTGTTACCGGCAATGCTGCTGTCAGGTTTGGCATTTCCTATCGAGAACATGCCTTGGGCCATGCGAATGTTTTCTTATGTTAATCCCATCACCTATTACATCGATCTTTTAAGAAACATCATGCTAAAAGGCGGGGACGCAAATCTCGTACTCTATGATGTTTCGATCTTAGCAGCCATGGCCGTCGCCGCCATCGGCTTCAGCTGGCAACGGTTCAAGACAACACTCTAG
- a CDS encoding copper chaperone PCu(A)C: protein MKSMILSAVMILVSSAAMAADIEISNPHVFVPLKGTNTTAGFGTIKNTTKSEVTIKVVDAAPFKAVELHESSEKNGRMTMSKMETIKVAAGKIFELKPGGNHIMLFDATKPVEEKQTVAIKLLVNDKEQIVNFPVVSRLNKESKKEEQKEEHHHH from the coding sequence ATGAAGTCTATGATTCTTTCAGCAGTAATGATCTTGGTTTCCTCTGCAGCCATGGCAGCGGATATCGAAATTTCCAATCCACACGTTTTTGTTCCGCTAAAAGGCACAAACACGACGGCTGGTTTTGGTACAATTAAAAACACCACAAAGTCAGAAGTGACGATTAAAGTCGTTGATGCAGCTCCCTTCAAAGCCGTGGAACTTCACGAGTCTTCTGAAAAGAACGGTCGTATGACGATGTCCAAAATGGAAACTATCAAGGTTGCAGCTGGCAAAATATTTGAATTAAAACCAGGCGGCAACCACATCATGCTTTTCGATGCGACGAAACCCGTTGAAGAAAAGCAAACGGTGGCCATCAAACTTCTCGTTAACGACAAAGAGCAAATCGTAAACTTCCCGGTAGTTTCCCGCTTGAACAAAGAAAGTAAAAAAGAAGAACAAAAAGAAGAACATCACCACCACTAA
- a CDS encoding SCO family protein encodes MPEQGVGGVIKKQIIIASIVSAVLAITLVFTLKWYQNRQPDLGGDFTANYNGSSWKFSDDSKKLNLLYFGYAKCPDVCPMALSYTSQAFASLNEDQKKNVRLIFMSVDVEHDTPASVATYAKNFDPTFIGLSGTKENIDTAVKLFAASYIEEKDPKSYLGYSISHTDRIYFLDKDGIVLDTLPNPRSADSIVQKIKENL; translated from the coding sequence GTGCCGGAGCAAGGAGTTGGGGGAGTTATCAAAAAACAAATCATCATCGCGTCTATCGTATCCGCTGTATTAGCGATCACGTTGGTTTTTACATTAAAGTGGTATCAAAATCGCCAACCCGATCTGGGTGGAGATTTCACGGCAAATTACAATGGCTCATCCTGGAAATTTTCAGATGATTCTAAAAAATTGAATCTGTTGTACTTCGGGTATGCGAAATGCCCTGATGTCTGCCCGATGGCTTTATCTTACACCAGCCAAGCATTCGCTTCTTTAAATGAGGATCAAAAAAAGAACGTGCGTCTGATTTTCATGAGCGTAGATGTGGAGCATGATACTCCGGCCAGTGTGGCGACGTACGCGAAAAACTTTGATCCTACTTTCATTGGACTCAGCGGAACTAAAGAAAACATCGACACCGCGGTAAAACTATTCGCAGCAAGCTATATTGAAGAGAAAGATCCCAAGTCCTACTTAGGATATTCGATTTCTCACACAGATCGTATTTATTTCTTGGATAAGGACGGTATTGTTTTAGATACTTTGCCTAATCCCCGTTCCGCCGACTCTATTGTCCAAAAAATTAAGGAGAACCTATGA
- a CDS encoding gamma-glutamyl-gamma-aminobutyrate hydrolase family protein, translated as MGKLRLIFTILLSTMILTTVAHAAAEVTLYQWLPSGQMAAPFILPVKAGEKPEAAAERYLSNLEKHPDLMELFQGKRPDMRIENLTPLDADRDNRTLLIANLPKDYGMNSQRVNSFKRIFAQAGQVSYILPINANLGLTLAETRSLFDKISINFSMMVAMGGDDVDPAFYKKENLHARNTVPTRDQFEIALIKNYVASEKGFFMGVCRGSQIASVALGYTLLQDVPVQVGPELPHADDWHDIKVKKTTHGILASLLSEGSSTLTVNSLHHQAVKFKAGGPLELAATAADGVTEATEFKNGRGILLQFHPELMDNDLGNKILWRIVQQKAKVAPSSCSKVF; from the coding sequence ATGGGTAAGTTACGCCTGATCTTTACTATTTTACTTTCAACCATGATTCTGACTACCGTGGCACACGCGGCCGCTGAAGTAACCCTTTATCAGTGGCTTCCATCAGGGCAAATGGCGGCGCCATTTATTCTTCCTGTGAAAGCAGGAGAAAAACCGGAAGCGGCCGCGGAACGGTATCTTTCAAATTTAGAAAAACATCCTGATCTGATGGAACTGTTTCAAGGGAAACGTCCTGATATGCGGATTGAAAACCTGACTCCGCTGGATGCAGACCGAGACAATCGAACGCTGTTGATAGCCAATCTTCCGAAAGACTATGGAATGAATTCACAACGCGTAAATAGTTTTAAGCGGATTTTTGCCCAAGCAGGACAGGTTAGCTACATTCTGCCGATCAATGCAAACTTGGGTCTCACTCTGGCAGAAACGCGCAGTTTGTTCGATAAAATTTCGATAAATTTTTCGATGATGGTGGCCATGGGTGGTGACGATGTCGACCCTGCCTTTTACAAAAAAGAAAATCTGCACGCTCGCAACACCGTTCCGACTCGCGACCAATTTGAAATTGCGCTGATCAAGAATTATGTTGCAAGCGAAAAAGGCTTTTTTATGGGAGTTTGCCGTGGCTCGCAGATCGCCTCCGTCGCCTTAGGATACACACTTTTACAAGACGTACCTGTGCAAGTCGGCCCTGAACTGCCGCATGCAGATGATTGGCACGACATCAAAGTTAAAAAAACAACCCACGGAATATTAGCTTCTCTGTTATCCGAAGGCTCATCGACGTTAACGGTGAACTCTTTGCACCATCAAGCCGTGAAATTCAAAGCAGGTGGTCCTTTGGAACTCGCTGCCACGGCAGCTGATGGAGTCACTGAAGCCACTGAATTCAAAAATGGTCGAGGCATCCTACTTCAGTTCCATCCAGAACTTATGGATAACGATTTAGGAAATAAGATCCTCTGGAGAATTGTGCAACAAAAGGCGAAAGTCGCCCCTAGCAGCTGTTCTAAGGTCTTTTAG
- a CDS encoding putative quinol monooxygenase: MTTLGLYIHLEAKPGREFELENFLRDAMKIVREEVGTTAWFACRIGPSTFAIFDAFPDEYARRAHLEGKVASNLIARASDLLARPPIVERLDILADKLPGSVSAKADASDIDRPAADYRSHI; encoded by the coding sequence ATGACGACGCTGGGCTTGTACATTCATTTGGAAGCAAAACCGGGCCGCGAGTTCGAGCTCGAAAACTTTTTAAGAGACGCCATGAAGATCGTCCGAGAAGAAGTCGGAACCACCGCGTGGTTTGCATGTCGTATCGGACCCTCAACATTTGCAATCTTTGATGCATTCCCGGACGAGTATGCGCGTCGAGCCCATCTGGAAGGTAAAGTGGCATCGAACCTTATTGCTCGTGCCTCAGATTTGTTAGCTCGCCCACCCATTGTGGAACGTTTGGATATTTTAGCAGATAAATTGCCGGGTTCCGTGTCAGCGAAAGCAGATGCTTCGGACATTGATCGTCCTGCGGCAGATTATCGCAGTCATATCTAA
- a CDS encoding DUF6279 family lipoprotein: MKNILLVLSLGVLFLSGCSRLDIAYRWADTYIASKVDDYFDISSDQSKALKKDIKKDLGVMKTTLLPQWTDRLQKIQNDVEAGTLNDSKVAFYFSQFFKDIEQINSHFATTAVEFISTTQPTQIEYFKKSFAKKNREDIEKAQNIAKAQKEYRGKYEDIFEMFVGSLTKDQEKMIAESVKNFPYPAELKARNKAYIFNEFISHQNSMEEMKKFVRDYTLQAEKFDLPEFRAANQAYQENLQKLITQVMTQLTEKQKVALKNNIHEKTEQLRAISAIM, translated from the coding sequence ATGAAAAATATCTTACTGGTTTTGTCGTTGGGTGTTTTGTTCCTGTCTGGTTGCAGTCGTTTGGATATTGCTTATCGTTGGGCAGATACTTACATTGCTTCCAAAGTCGACGACTACTTTGATATCTCTTCCGATCAAAGCAAGGCTTTAAAAAAAGACATTAAAAAAGACCTGGGCGTCATGAAGACCACGTTGCTTCCGCAATGGACGGATCGCCTGCAAAAAATCCAAAACGATGTCGAAGCAGGAACGTTGAACGATAGTAAGGTCGCCTTTTACTTTAGCCAGTTCTTCAAAGACATCGAACAGATCAACTCCCATTTCGCAACCACGGCTGTTGAATTTATTAGCACCACACAACCCACGCAGATTGAATATTTTAAAAAGTCTTTCGCTAAGAAAAATCGGGAAGATATCGAAAAGGCTCAGAATATCGCTAAAGCGCAGAAGGAATATAGAGGTAAGTACGAAGACATCTTTGAGATGTTTGTAGGATCGCTCACTAAGGATCAGGAAAAGATGATCGCAGAGAGCGTTAAAAACTTTCCGTATCCCGCAGAACTGAAAGCAAGAAACAAGGCCTATATTTTTAATGAATTTATCTCTCATCAAAACTCCATGGAGGAGATGAAGAAGTTCGTTCGCGATTATACTTTGCAAGCCGAAAAGTTCGATTTGCCAGAGTTCCGTGCCGCGAATCAGGCCTATCAAGAGAATTTGCAAAAGCTGATCACACAGGTGATGACTCAGCTCACTGAAAAACAGAAGGTCGCTCTTAAAAATAATATCCATGAAAAGACGGAGCAACTGCGCGCCATCTCAGCCATCATGTAA
- a CDS encoding GNAT family N-acetyltransferase has translation MSLQIRKADVADCELILDFIKGLADYEKLSHEVVANPELLRENLFGPEPKAEVLIAEWDQQPAGFALFFHNFSTFLGRPGIYLEDLFVIPKFRAHGIGKGLLKRLAQLAVERKCGRLEWSVLDWNQPAIDFYVNVGAAPMDEWTVYRLTGDKLSDFAKS, from the coding sequence ATGAGTTTACAGATTCGAAAAGCAGATGTTGCTGATTGCGAACTTATTCTGGATTTTATCAAAGGTTTGGCTGACTACGAAAAGCTGTCCCACGAAGTAGTGGCGAACCCTGAATTACTTCGCGAAAATCTTTTTGGACCTGAACCCAAAGCAGAAGTTCTTATCGCCGAATGGGACCAGCAACCGGCGGGCTTCGCTTTATTTTTTCATAACTTCTCTACATTTTTAGGACGCCCGGGGATTTATCTGGAAGATCTCTTCGTAATACCTAAGTTTCGTGCCCACGGCATCGGCAAGGGTCTTTTAAAACGATTAGCACAGCTCGCAGTGGAGCGTAAATGCGGTCGCCTGGAATGGTCGGTCCTAGATTGGAATCAACCAGCCATCGATTTTTACGTCAATGTGGGGGCAGCTCCCATGGATGAGTGGACAGTATACCGTCTGACGGGTGATAAGCTTTCGGACTTTGCAAAGAGCTAA
- a CDS encoding SOS response-associated peptidase yields MCASYGAASEFNLLKKTYRVEFPPILAMPQQIIYPHTPAPVVIAAEQKPQVQLMNYSLIPSWSKVRKPKFATYNARMEEVLNKPSWKKPFETKHCLVPIQEFYEAVYLGRFAGHKIAISSSDDQLLTAAGIWDSWQDDKTGEVVDSFAILTTEPTPEILDAGHDRCPLFLKAESFDTWLTAQMSGTQWLEFLKVNQSDSGFQFSAKEPLKSYTGQMSLFSDDE; encoded by the coding sequence ATGTGTGCAAGTTACGGAGCCGCTTCGGAATTCAATCTTCTAAAAAAAACCTATCGGGTTGAGTTTCCGCCTATCTTAGCAATGCCTCAGCAGATTATCTATCCGCACACTCCGGCCCCCGTGGTTATAGCCGCCGAGCAAAAACCCCAGGTTCAGCTGATGAATTACTCCCTGATCCCATCGTGGTCCAAGGTGCGAAAACCAAAATTCGCAACTTACAACGCGCGGATGGAGGAAGTCTTAAATAAGCCTTCCTGGAAAAAACCCTTTGAAACAAAACACTGCTTGGTGCCGATTCAGGAGTTTTACGAAGCTGTGTATCTAGGGCGTTTTGCTGGGCACAAGATAGCGATTTCGTCTTCGGATGATCAGCTGCTGACCGCTGCAGGTATTTGGGATTCTTGGCAGGATGACAAAACGGGTGAGGTGGTTGATTCCTTCGCGATTCTTACCACGGAACCCACGCCCGAGATTTTAGATGCGGGTCACGATCGTTGTCCGTTATTTTTGAAGGCGGAGTCTTTTGATACTTGGTTGACTGCCCAGATGTCAGGAACTCAGTGGTTGGAGTTTTTAAAAGTAAATCAATCTGACAGTGGATTTCAGTTTTCTGCGAAGGAACCGCTCAAATCTTACACCGGACAGATGTCATTATTTTCCGACGACGAATAA
- a CDS encoding endonuclease/exonuclease/phosphatase family protein, with protein sequence MTIRIVTYNIHGAKGIDGRRDYLRIGLFLKHHNIDVALIQEMDTRTGSDPIRDIQELKTDHFKYFVAAPTMEREKGWYGNAILSRFPVFSHKIMDISSPDREPRNIVEAFLETPKGLLHVINTHKGLKIAERNLQMKKLFDFVTGDSSHPLIVGGDINEWQSYSANLKRLNNVLHAVPSGNTFPTRAPFLKLDRMWCRPPSLVRESMVLKTSDSKYFSDHYPLLAEIQMI encoded by the coding sequence ATGACCATCAGAATCGTGACATATAATATTCACGGCGCGAAAGGCATAGATGGCAGACGGGACTATTTAAGAATAGGTTTGTTCTTAAAACATCATAACATCGACGTCGCCTTGATTCAGGAGATGGACACACGCACGGGTTCTGACCCTATCAGGGACATTCAAGAGTTAAAGACCGATCATTTTAAATATTTCGTTGCTGCTCCCACCATGGAACGCGAAAAGGGATGGTACGGAAACGCCATCTTATCCAGATTTCCGGTGTTCAGTCATAAAATCATGGATATTAGCTCTCCAGACCGAGAACCTCGCAATATTGTCGAAGCCTTTTTAGAAACCCCCAAGGGGCTTTTACATGTGATCAACACGCATAAGGGTCTCAAAATTGCGGAACGCAACCTGCAGATGAAAAAACTTTTTGATTTCGTCACAGGCGACAGCTCCCACCCGTTAATCGTGGGCGGAGATATTAACGAGTGGCAAAGCTATTCTGCAAATTTGAAACGCTTAAACAATGTCCTGCATGCGGTGCCTTCGGGAAACACATTCCCGACACGGGCTCCATTTTTAAAATTGGATCGAATGTGGTGCCGTCCCCCCTCTTTGGTAAGGGAGTCCATGGTTTTAAAAACAAGTGATTCAAAATATTTTTCTGATCACTATCCCTTGTTGGCAGAAATTCAGATGATTTAA
- a CDS encoding VTT domain-containing protein gives MMLEQDPFHEHKLSVFQQDRNCWKVARFNQAALLIDSADFYRALHSSFIKARHTIFIIGWEVDSGTRLLRGEEEAQSPYPSVLIDLLIRKATESPDLQIYILPWDASIAFLGERDLNPEFTWQIQAPANLHFCLDRTIPLWGSHHQKVILVDDEIAFTGGMDIARQRWDERDHKIIEPERTDTNGEYGPYHDVQILTDGPIVQCFSELVRRRWALATGGSAKPRETTASDPKSWPDQINANFKNMNAALARTIPMSRHRSAVREVQKMYLDLILVAERFIYIENQYLTAPEIAHALNRQLKSKPTLRVLLISSYDPQGLFESESMWASRIDFKNIAEAGIDTNRIQFVCSGIRSKQGPTVFKRIHSKIMVVDNHYMVIGSSNISNRSMSYDTECDFIIEARNSEEQMQIGQARNDLLSEHCGIDADKLEDILNSPQALSILRESTDEDKYHLYDIDDSKFTSKTFQSMATMVADPSASSSQNLGLKNPSRLVLFAGLLMLAGGALLIWFIHSHIAWFTAENVERFLSSARNSPWAVFIVWSCYIVGGFILFPVTLMSLVTAAVFGSILGPLYGLSGALISGSLMFSLGRWLRKKGSSAFFGERAQKIDMQFRNSGVIGMTILRVVPIAPFSIVNVAAGISSIRFTDFLLGSLFGFLPAFIVKGIVGDSLTRILLHPDPQTIAILVVGIGLWILLVFASWWVARWWRKRKHV, from the coding sequence ATGATGCTGGAACAAGACCCTTTCCATGAACATAAGCTCTCCGTTTTTCAACAAGATCGAAATTGTTGGAAGGTCGCTCGATTTAATCAGGCAGCACTCCTCATAGACTCCGCTGACTTTTATCGGGCCCTTCACTCTTCGTTTATAAAAGCACGTCACACCATATTTATCATCGGCTGGGAGGTGGATAGTGGAACGCGCCTGCTACGCGGCGAAGAGGAAGCTCAAAGCCCCTACCCTTCCGTTTTGATCGATCTATTGATTCGCAAGGCGACGGAAAGCCCCGACCTGCAAATATATATTTTACCATGGGATGCATCCATAGCTTTTTTGGGCGAACGGGATTTGAATCCAGAATTTACCTGGCAAATTCAAGCACCCGCCAATTTGCATTTCTGTTTGGATCGCACAATCCCTTTATGGGGTAGCCATCATCAGAAGGTTATTTTAGTTGATGACGAAATCGCTTTCACTGGTGGGATGGATATTGCGCGCCAACGGTGGGATGAACGAGATCATAAAATCATTGAACCTGAAAGAACGGACACAAACGGCGAATATGGGCCTTATCACGATGTGCAGATATTGACTGATGGGCCTATCGTTCAGTGTTTTTCTGAACTGGTACGACGCCGTTGGGCCCTGGCAACGGGGGGCTCAGCGAAACCCCGTGAAACCACCGCGTCTGATCCCAAATCCTGGCCCGATCAGATCAATGCCAACTTCAAAAATATGAACGCCGCACTGGCCAGAACGATTCCCATGTCTCGACATCGCTCGGCCGTTCGTGAAGTTCAGAAAATGTATCTCGATCTCATTTTGGTGGCGGAACGATTTATCTATATTGAAAATCAATATCTGACAGCCCCCGAAATCGCCCATGCTTTGAACCGGCAATTAAAAAGCAAACCAACTCTGCGGGTTTTACTTATCAGCTCCTATGACCCTCAAGGTTTGTTCGAATCCGAATCCATGTGGGCCAGTCGCATTGATTTCAAAAATATCGCTGAGGCTGGCATTGATACTAACCGCATCCAATTTGTTTGCTCTGGTATTCGCAGCAAGCAAGGTCCCACTGTTTTTAAAAGAATTCACTCTAAGATTATGGTCGTTGATAATCACTATATGGTGATTGGCTCGTCGAATATTTCAAATCGTTCGATGTCTTATGATACAGAGTGCGATTTTATTATTGAGGCCCGCAATTCAGAAGAACAAATGCAAATTGGACAGGCTCGAAACGACCTGCTGAGCGAACACTGCGGTATCGACGCAGACAAGCTTGAGGATATTCTTAATTCCCCACAGGCTTTATCAATTTTAAGAGAATCTACGGACGAAGATAAATACCACCTTTACGATATTGATGATTCCAAGTTCACAAGTAAGACCTTTCAATCTATGGCGACCATGGTGGCCGACCCTTCGGCGTCTTCCTCACAAAATCTGGGTTTGAAAAATCCAAGTCGTCTGGTTTTGTTTGCCGGATTATTGATGTTAGCTGGTGGAGCCTTATTAATTTGGTTCATCCATTCGCACATCGCTTGGTTCACTGCCGAAAACGTTGAAAGGTTTTTAAGCTCGGCCCGCAATTCACCTTGGGCGGTTTTTATCGTGTGGTCTTGTTACATCGTCGGTGGATTTATTTTATTTCCAGTGACTTTGATGTCGTTAGTAACAGCGGCTGTATTTGGATCGATTCTTGGTCCCCTTTATGGCTTGTCAGGAGCCTTGATCAGTGGATCATTAATGTTTTCATTGGGACGATGGTTACGTAAAAAAGGTTCCTCTGCCTTTTTTGGAGAAAGAGCCCAAAAGATAGATATGCAATTTCGCAATTCAGGTGTGATCGGCATGACTATTCTTAGGGTTGTTCCCATTGCACCGTTTAGTATAGTGAATGTGGCAGCAGGAATTTCCTCCATTCGCTTTACTGATTTTTTACTAGGAAGTTTGTTCGGCTTTCTGCCCGCCTTTATTGTAAAAGGTATTGTTGGGGATTCGCTGACTCGGATTCTTTTGCATCCAGATCCTCAAACCATTGCAATTTTAGTTGTGGGTATCGGGCTTTGGATTCTTTTAGTTTTTGCTTCCTGGTGGGTGGCTCGATGGTGGCGAAAAAGGAAACATGTATGA